The genomic interval TCTGAAGCGTTGTAAATGGGAAAAAGAAGAAAACGGTGTCTGCTTCGGTTATTTGACAAATGTGGCAAAAATGACGAATAATTTTGTTCAAATTGCGCGCCGGATTTGCCGCACTTTTTGCGCAAAGCCCATCCCAATTTTTCTCATGGGATGCTATAATCAAAACAGCGATACCCCAAATTCAAAAAATGGAGGATATCACATGAAGCACACGAAGAAACTGCTTTCGCTGCTGCTGGTGCTGTGCCTGATCCTGAGTCTGTCGTGCACGGCATTTGCAGCTGACGAGGCAAAGCCGCTCACCGGCAAGACCGTCATCCTGCACTCGAACGACGTGCACGGTGCGATCGACCTGTATGCGGCCATGGCATCCCTGAAGGCAGACTATGAGGCGCAGGGCGCCGAGGTCATCCTGGCCGACGCCGGCGACTACAGTCAGGGCACCGTCTACGTCAGCGTCCATAAGGGCGCGGACGCGGTGACGATGATGAACGCCACCGGCTACGATGTGGCCACCATCGGCAACCATGAGTTCGACTACGGCTATGCCCAGCTGGCGGAGAACATGAAGGCTGCCAAGTTCAAGGTCCTGTGCGCCGACGTGCTCGGCGCCGACGGCAAGACCATTTTCGATGCCAACACCATCATCGAAAAGGGCGGCGTGAAGATCGGCTTCTTCGGTCTCGAGACGCCCGAAGCGCAGACCAAGGCCAACCCGAAGCTGATCGAGGGCCTGAAGTTCCTCGCGGGCAAGGACGGCAAAGAGCTCTATGCCTGCGCGGATGCGCAGGTCAAAGCCCTCAAGGAGCAGGGCGCAGACCTCGTCGTCTGCCTCGCGCACCTGGGCGTGGACGAGAGCTCCGAGCCCTATACCTCCTATGATCTGGCCGCGAATGTGGAGGGCATCGACTTCATCATCGACGGCCACTCCCACAGCGTGATCACCGCCGGCCCGAACGGCGAGGCCATCCAGTCCACGGGCACGGCTTTTGCCAACATCGGCGTCATCACCATTGACAACGCCACGAAGAAGATCGTCGGCAACGAGCTCAAGGGCATCTGGCACAAGGAGAAGGTCGAAGGCAAGGACGTCACCGTCGTTGACTACAAAACGCGCGATGAGAAGGTCGCCGCGGCCGCCAAGGCCATCATCGACCCCATCGACAAGGCCTATGGCGAGAAGTTTGCCGTCAGCAAGGTCACGCTCAACGGCGCGAAGGCCCCCAACGGCAACCGTGACTCTGAGACCAACCTCGGCGACCTGATCACGGACGCCATGCTCTGGAAGATCCGCAGCGACGCCACGATCAAGGTCCCGGTGGAGAACGTGGTCGCCATCACGAACGGCGGCGGCATCCGCGCGACCGTCAAGGCGGGCGACATCACCAAGAAGGACATCAACACCGTGCTGCCGTTCGGCAACACGCTGGCAGTTGTTTACGTGACCGGCGCCGAGTTGCTCGAGGCGCTCGAGGCCAGTACTTTCTGCACGCCGGAATCCCTCGGCGGCTTCCCGCAGGCGGCGGGCGTGACCTTCATGGTCAAGACCTATGAGAAGTATGACGCGAATCCGGATCCCTATCCCAAATCCACCTACTACGGCCCGAAGAGCATCCAGCGCGTGACCATTGACAACGTCAACGGCAAGGCGTTTGACCCGACGGCTACCTACGCTGTCGTCACGAACAACTTCGTGGCCGGTGGCGGCGACACCTACTACGCCTTCGCGGCGGCGACCGACCAGTTCGACACCGGCCTGCCGCTGGAC from Clostridiales bacterium carries:
- a CDS encoding 5'-nucleotidase C-terminal domain-containing protein, with product MKHTKKLLSLLLVLCLILSLSCTAFAADEAKPLTGKTVILHSNDVHGAIDLYAAMASLKADYEAQGAEVILADAGDYSQGTVYVSVHKGADAVTMMNATGYDVATIGNHEFDYGYAQLAENMKAAKFKVLCADVLGADGKTIFDANTIIEKGGVKIGFFGLETPEAQTKANPKLIEGLKFLAGKDGKELYACADAQVKALKEQGADLVVCLAHLGVDESSEPYTSYDLAANVEGIDFIIDGHSHSVITAGPNGEAIQSTGTAFANIGVITIDNATKKIVGNELKGIWHKEKVEGKDVTVVDYKTRDEKVAAAAKAIIDPIDKAYGEKFAVSKVTLNGAKAPNGNRDSETNLGDLITDAMLWKIRSDATIKVPVENVVAITNGGGIRATVKAGDITKKDINTVLPFGNTLAVVYVTGAELLEALEASTFCTPESLGGFPQAAGVTFMVKTYEKYDANPDPYPKSTYYGPKSIQRVTIDNVNGKAFDPTATYAVVTNNFVAGGGDTYYAFAAATDQFDTGLPLDEVVMEYITEVLGGVIGEEYALPGDRIVRAASAEELEARGTFLENMSLLCDLTAYTEDSVQGVKAAYAAYKAAKTTEAVEAATADLLKAMPKLVFVPNTFTDAQSGWYKAAVDFAQASGLMNGMTATEFAPNVTTTRAMVAQVLYRLAGSPTVERTGAFADVAPGAWYYDAMLWASSTGILKGYEDGTYRPARAVSRQEMATILLRMADVKLGADLVDAALAEIADGGSVASWARAGVAFCYLGGIMNGVGGAHFDPTGMLTRAQLAQVFFNLYNIGMDEVMNSGEDPEPASSLLAA